From the Natrarchaeobaculum aegyptiacum genome, one window contains:
- a CDS encoding PstS family phosphate ABC transporter substrate-binding protein has product MGTEPIPGRGGYTRRRVLLGAAGASMAGLAGCIVHGEDSGLEGEIVVDGSNTLRPTTALVAEQFMWQNNQVEIPIRPAGTGAGFQQFCRGETDLQNASREIADDERDLCDETGVDWFRLDVVMDGIAIMKHEDNDRVESLTTDQLRELWQRGSDVETWQDLDDDWPDEEISLYGRDTASGTFDYFTETITGNVGNIRADYSGTPDTNAIIRGVRGDRYAVGFGGMGYYEENQEGLDLIGVEDTDTDADGPVFPDADTIREGTYSPLSRPMFLYVREAAIEREPVRRFLRFYLDNVQQAALDTGFFEIPDETIDEQHAKLDEKYEAYE; this is encoded by the coding sequence ATGGGAACGGAGCCGATTCCGGGACGTGGTGGCTACACGCGCCGTCGCGTTCTCCTCGGCGCTGCCGGGGCGTCGATGGCCGGGTTGGCGGGGTGTATCGTCCACGGCGAAGACAGCGGTCTCGAGGGCGAGATCGTCGTCGACGGCTCGAACACGCTCCGGCCGACGACCGCCCTCGTCGCCGAACAGTTCATGTGGCAGAACAACCAGGTCGAAATCCCCATCAGACCGGCCGGGACGGGGGCCGGCTTTCAGCAATTTTGTCGCGGCGAAACCGACCTGCAGAACGCGAGCCGCGAGATCGCCGACGACGAGCGAGACCTCTGTGACGAGACCGGCGTCGACTGGTTCAGGCTCGACGTCGTGATGGACGGCATCGCGATCATGAAACACGAGGACAACGATCGTGTGGAGTCCCTGACGACCGACCAGCTGCGCGAGCTGTGGCAGCGTGGCTCGGACGTCGAGACCTGGCAGGATCTGGACGACGACTGGCCCGACGAGGAGATCTCGCTGTACGGTCGCGACACGGCCTCTGGGACGTTCGACTACTTCACCGAAACGATCACCGGCAACGTCGGAAACATTCGCGCCGATTACAGCGGCACGCCCGACACGAACGCGATCATTCGCGGCGTTCGCGGCGACCGGTACGCGGTCGGCTTCGGCGGCATGGGATATTACGAGGAGAACCAGGAGGGCCTCGACCTGATCGGCGTCGAGGACACGGATACCGACGCCGACGGCCCGGTGTTCCCCGACGCGGACACGATTCGGGAGGGAACGTACAGCCCGCTCTCGAGACCAATGTTTCTCTACGTCCGGGAGGCCGCCATCGAGCGGGAGCCGGTCCGACGTTTCCTCCGGTTTTACCTCGATAACGTTCAACAGGCTGCTCTCGATACAGGCTTTTTCGAGATCCCCGACGAGACGATCGACGAACAGCACGCGAAACTCGACGAAAAATACGAGGCCTACGAATGA
- the pstC gene encoding phosphate ABC transporter permease subunit PstC yields the protein MSSEPIDLRREQNNVGSIVDRAAKWIFFSCALVTVLTTLAIILVLVDGAVDFFSHVSVVEYLTGTEWNPRDAADPSFGVLPLVWGTLVITVGSALIAIPVGTLTAIYLSEYADERVRNVLKPTLEVLAGIPTIVYGFFALSFITPIIQLVYPGVGVFNALSGIIVVGIMIIPMVSSISEDAMSSVPDSLRNAAYGLGATKFEVSTQVVLPASLSGILAAYILAISRAIGETMAVTLAVGMLPQITASPFAEMQTMTAYMVEIGTGDASVGSIGYMSLFALGLTLFLMTFTMNIGSMWVRSRYREEYE from the coding sequence ATGAGCTCGGAACCGATCGACCTGCGGAGAGAGCAAAACAACGTCGGCTCGATCGTCGACAGAGCCGCGAAGTGGATCTTCTTCTCCTGTGCGCTCGTCACCGTCCTGACGACGCTGGCGATCATCCTCGTCCTCGTCGACGGGGCGGTCGACTTCTTCTCGCACGTCTCGGTCGTGGAGTACCTTACGGGAACCGAATGGAACCCACGAGACGCGGCCGACCCGAGCTTCGGCGTGTTGCCGCTGGTCTGGGGAACGCTGGTGATCACCGTCGGGTCGGCGTTGATCGCGATTCCGGTCGGCACCCTGACGGCGATCTACCTCTCGGAGTACGCCGACGAACGCGTCCGAAACGTACTGAAACCGACGCTCGAGGTGCTCGCGGGGATCCCGACCATCGTCTACGGGTTCTTCGCGCTCTCGTTTATCACGCCGATCATCCAGCTCGTTTACCCGGGCGTGGGCGTGTTCAACGCGCTCTCGGGGATCATCGTCGTCGGGATCATGATCATCCCGATGGTCTCGTCGATCTCGGAAGACGCGATGAGTTCGGTGCCGGACTCGCTCCGAAACGCGGCCTACGGACTGGGGGCGACGAAGTTCGAAGTGTCGACTCAGGTCGTCTTACCCGCCTCGCTGTCGGGGATTCTCGCGGCGTACATCCTCGCGATCTCGAGAGCGATCGGTGAGACGATGGCCGTCACACTGGCCGTCGGCATGTTGCCCCAGATCACCGCCAGCCCGTTCGCGGAGATGCAGACGATGACCGCGTACATGGTCGAAATCGGGACGGGTGACGCGTCGGTCGGGTCGATCGGCTACATGAGCCTGTTCGCGCTCGGGCTGACACTGTTCCTGATGACGTTCACGATGAACATTGGAAGCATGTGGGTCCGGTCACGCTACCGGGAGGAGTACGAATGA
- the pstA gene encoding phosphate ABC transporter permease PstA, giving the protein MSTGTESDGFDLEDASIERMQLYGRIFLGLCLAAALVGIVALLALLYDVVSEAWGWLTWEFLTHPPSMLVEHYNPGNYGDLPTGPGGIYPALVGSIYLIFLTAIFTLVLGVGAAIYLEEYAADTRLTQLIEANIANLAGVPSIVYGLLGLALFVRAMGAGSSLIAGALTLTLLILPIVIVQTQEALRAVPDSMRNASYGAGATKWQTIRSVVLPEAIPGIMTGIILSLSRAIGETAPIIMVGAATSMFGPPTLTDPTTSFAAMPMQIFEWAKAPEPNFQHVAAAGIIVLLSVLLLMNATAIYIRNKYDRRA; this is encoded by the coding sequence ATGAGCACGGGCACCGAATCTGACGGCTTCGACCTCGAGGACGCCTCGATCGAGCGAATGCAGCTGTACGGCCGCATCTTCCTCGGCCTCTGTCTCGCGGCTGCACTCGTCGGGATCGTCGCCTTGCTCGCGCTGCTGTACGACGTCGTCAGCGAGGCCTGGGGCTGGCTCACCTGGGAGTTCCTGACGCACCCGCCGTCGATGCTCGTCGAACACTACAATCCCGGAAACTACGGCGACCTGCCGACCGGCCCCGGCGGCATCTACCCCGCGCTCGTCGGGTCGATCTACCTGATCTTCCTCACCGCGATCTTCACGCTCGTGCTCGGGGTCGGCGCGGCGATCTACCTCGAGGAGTACGCCGCCGACACCCGCCTGACCCAGCTGATCGAGGCGAACATCGCCAACCTCGCGGGCGTTCCCTCAATCGTCTACGGGCTGCTCGGGCTGGCACTGTTCGTCCGGGCGATGGGCGCAGGCTCGAGTCTCATCGCCGGTGCGTTGACGCTGACGCTGCTGATCCTGCCCATCGTCATCGTCCAGACTCAGGAGGCGTTGCGAGCGGTTCCGGATTCGATGCGGAACGCGTCCTACGGTGCCGGTGCGACGAAGTGGCAGACGATCCGCAGCGTCGTCCTTCCCGAGGCGATTCCGGGAATCATGACGGGGATCATCCTCTCCCTGTCGCGGGCGATCGGCGAGACGGCACCGATCATCATGGTCGGGGCGGCGACGTCGATGTTCGGCCCGCCGACACTCACCGATCCGACGACCTCGTTCGCCGCGATGCCGATGCAGATCTTCGAGTGGGCGAAGGCACCCGAACCGAACTTCCAGCACGTCGCCGCCGCGGGGATCATCGTTCTGCTCAGCGTCCTCTTGCTGATGAACGCGACAGCGATCTACATCCGGAACAAGTACGATCGGCGCGCCTGA
- the pstB gene encoding phosphate ABC transporter ATP-binding protein PstB, which translates to MNPESEAATESEQTEVGTAQRSSDVDTTAADRPLGTPRVDDAIIEARDLDVYYGDTQALHGITMDIPEKQVTALIGPSGCGKSTFLRSINRMNDLIDVARVDGDLYFHGKNVYDEDVDPVALRRKIGMVFQKPNPFPKSIFDNVAYGLRVQGKDDGDVEGKVTTALERAALLDEVEGKLDESGLDLSGGQQQRLCIARAIATDPEVILMDEPASALDPVATSKIEDLVEELAEEYTVVIVTHNMQQAARISDRTAVFLTGGHLVEFDDTEKIFENPQSQRVEDYITGKFG; encoded by the coding sequence ATGAACCCCGAGTCTGAGGCGGCGACGGAATCGGAACAGACGGAGGTGGGGACCGCTCAGCGCTCGAGCGACGTCGACACGACCGCCGCCGACAGGCCGCTGGGGACGCCCCGGGTCGACGACGCGATCATCGAAGCGCGCGACCTCGACGTCTACTACGGCGATACGCAGGCGCTCCACGGCATCACCATGGACATCCCGGAAAAGCAGGTAACCGCGCTCATCGGTCCCTCGGGCTGTGGGAAATCGACGTTCCTGCGGTCGATCAACCGGATGAACGACCTCATCGACGTCGCTCGCGTCGACGGCGATCTCTACTTTCACGGCAAGAACGTCTACGACGAGGACGTCGACCCCGTCGCGCTTCGCCGGAAGATCGGCATGGTCTTCCAGAAACCCAACCCGTTCCCCAAGAGCATCTTCGACAACGTCGCCTACGGCCTGCGCGTCCAGGGCAAAGACGACGGCGACGTCGAGGGGAAAGTCACGACCGCACTCGAGCGGGCGGCCCTGCTCGACGAGGTCGAGGGGAAACTCGACGAGAGCGGCCTCGACCTCTCCGGCGGCCAGCAACAGCGTCTCTGTATCGCCCGTGCGATCGCTACCGATCCGGAAGTGATCCTGATGGACGAGCCTGCGAGCGCGCTCGACCCCGTCGCGACCTCGAAGATCGAGGATCTGGTCGAGGAACTCGCCGAGGAGTACACGGTCGTGATCGTCACCCACAACATGCAACAGGCCGCGCGCATCTCCGACAGGACGGCCGTCTTCCTCACCGGCGGCCACCTCGTGGAGTTCGACGACACGGAGAAAATCTTCGAGAATCCACAGAGCCAGCGCGTCGAAGACTACATCACCGGCAAGTTCGGGTGA
- a CDS encoding HNH endonuclease, which yields MGSEGDDSDRPDHPDRRGYGEGWDELRQATLRRDGYACTRCGADDRTLQAHHVIPRGAGGPDALENLLTLCRPCHGVIHQSNSSFDDVRDEAPLFPKPDAPDPVARLREPIDQCCSRCGVERTDSGDLVAWIDPPSGPDEPDSGHFTLCKSCAGFLAESDARCEYEDLTGMGRLQIHELSTRRLDARVRPSLFAPPQVAVRREPRTLRERVLFDTPLRFVFTGPVRWLVAGTTLYVLATLLFTSL from the coding sequence ATGGGCAGCGAGGGTGACGACTCTGATCGTCCCGATCACCCGGATCGGCGTGGGTACGGCGAGGGATGGGACGAACTTCGCCAGGCGACACTGCGCCGAGACGGCTACGCCTGCACGCGTTGCGGGGCCGACGACCGGACGCTGCAGGCCCACCACGTGATTCCCCGTGGCGCTGGCGGTCCCGACGCCCTCGAGAACCTGCTAACCCTCTGTCGACCCTGCCATGGCGTGATCCATCAGTCCAACTCCTCGTTCGACGACGTCCGTGACGAGGCGCCGCTGTTTCCGAAGCCCGACGCTCCTGACCCCGTCGCCCGGTTGCGCGAACCGATCGATCAGTGTTGCAGCCGCTGTGGCGTCGAACGAACGGACTCCGGTGACCTCGTCGCCTGGATCGATCCACCCTCGGGACCCGACGAGCCCGACTCCGGGCACTTCACACTCTGTAAGTCCTGTGCCGGCTTCCTCGCCGAATCGGACGCTCGCTGTGAGTACGAGGACCTCACTGGAATGGGTCGGCTACAGATCCACGAACTCTCGACGCGGCGACTCGACGCCCGTGTTCGACCGAGCCTCTTCGCCCCTCCGCAGGTGGCGGTCCGGCGCGAACCACGGACACTGCGAGAACGGGTACTCTTCGATACGCCGCTACGATTCGTCTTCACAGGGCCAGTTCGGTGGCTCGTCGCCGGCACGACGCTGTACGTTCTCGCGACACTGTTGTTCACCTCGCTGTGA
- the gcvPB gene encoding aminomethyl-transferring glycine dehydrogenase subunit GcvPB, whose product MSDDPTPADDTRADGEDARVRYDQARYVEDGQYEPLLSEKDLTRVEVGEESPLPDDLTREDLELPELSEPELARHYTRLSQMTYGIDSGPYPLGSCTMKYNPKFTEDVAALPTAAVHPDRSPGTIQGTLELLYRLQDYLGRIGGMDAVTLQPPAGAAGEFVGIRVAAAYHEHNGEAHRDEVIIPESAHGTNFATAALGGYDVVSLPSDEDGRVDLEALEAALSENTAALMLTNPNTLGLFERDIEEIAELVHDVGGLLYYDGANLNALLGRARPGDMGFDVMHYNVHKTFATPHGGGGPGAGPVGVVEELAPFLPAPRVREVGGSDDADGERGEPTYELFDPDHTIGKVHGYQGNWLVLVKTFAYIARLGDVGLADASAMAVLNANYLASQIDYEIPYGPFHHEFVASAGEQDAAEVAKRMLDYGVHPPTTKWPEIVPEALMTEPTEVESKATLDRLAAAFDAVATEDADTLEAAPGRTTARRIDQTSAARNPRLSWQALEDD is encoded by the coding sequence ATGAGCGACGACCCCACCCCCGCAGACGACACTCGAGCCGACGGCGAGGACGCACGCGTCCGCTACGACCAGGCCCGCTACGTCGAGGACGGTCAGTACGAACCCCTGCTCTCGGAGAAGGACCTGACGCGGGTCGAGGTCGGCGAGGAGTCTCCGCTCCCGGACGACCTCACGCGAGAGGACCTCGAGTTGCCCGAACTCTCGGAACCCGAACTCGCCCGTCACTACACGCGCCTCTCCCAGATGACCTACGGGATCGACAGCGGCCCCTACCCGCTGGGCTCGTGTACGATGAAGTACAACCCGAAGTTCACCGAGGACGTCGCTGCCCTCCCGACGGCTGCGGTCCACCCCGACCGCTCCCCCGGGACCATCCAGGGCACCCTCGAACTCCTGTACCGGCTGCAGGACTACCTCGGCCGAATCGGCGGGATGGACGCCGTGACACTCCAGCCACCGGCGGGTGCAGCCGGCGAGTTCGTCGGGATTCGCGTCGCTGCGGCCTACCACGAACACAACGGCGAGGCTCACCGCGACGAGGTCATCATCCCCGAGAGCGCCCACGGGACGAACTTCGCGACCGCCGCCCTCGGGGGGTACGACGTCGTCTCGCTCCCGAGCGACGAGGACGGACGAGTCGACCTCGAGGCCCTCGAGGCGGCCCTCTCGGAGAACACGGCGGCGCTGATGCTGACGAACCCGAACACGCTCGGACTGTTCGAGCGCGACATCGAAGAGATCGCCGAGCTGGTCCACGACGTCGGCGGCTTGCTCTACTACGACGGAGCGAACCTGAACGCGCTGCTCGGCCGTGCACGTCCGGGTGACATGGGCTTCGACGTGATGCACTACAACGTGCACAAGACGTTTGCGACGCCTCACGGCGGCGGCGGTCCCGGCGCCGGTCCGGTCGGCGTCGTCGAAGAACTCGCGCCGTTCCTCCCGGCACCTCGCGTGCGAGAGGTCGGGGGGAGCGACGATGCGGACGGTGAACGCGGTGAGCCGACCTACGAACTGTTCGACCCCGACCACACCATCGGCAAGGTCCACGGCTACCAGGGTAACTGGCTCGTGCTCGTCAAGACTTTCGCTTACATCGCCCGTCTCGGCGACGTCGGACTGGCCGACGCCAGCGCCATGGCCGTCCTCAACGCAAACTACCTCGCGAGCCAGATCGACTACGAGATCCCTTACGGCCCCTTCCACCACGAGTTCGTCGCCAGCGCGGGCGAGCAGGACGCCGCCGAGGTCGCGAAACGGATGCTCGACTACGGCGTCCATCCGCCGACGACCAAGTGGCCCGAAATCGTCCCCGAGGCCCTGATGACCGAGCCCACCGAAGTCGAGAGCAAGGCCACCCTCGATCGGCTCGCCGCAGCCTTCGACGCCGTCGCAACGGAGGACGCCGACACGCTCGAGGCAGCCCCCGGTCGAACTACTGCCCGACGGATCGACCAGACCAGCGCCGCACGGAACCCGCGACTCTCCTGGCAGGCACTCGAGGACGACTAA
- the gcvPA gene encoding aminomethyl-transferring glycine dehydrogenase subunit GcvPA — MQGTQSTGSPFAPHTAAQRDAMLEAVGVETVEDLFDIPEPVRFDDEFGIDARTERETRRLVRSILERNDDLTELLGRGHYGYYVPSLVDHLADRSEFLTSYTQYQPEVSQGFLQALFEYQSLLVELTGLEVANCSMYDAATALGEAATLADRVRSVDGHRVLVPDLLRDGRSSTLENYVAGTDLVVEAYPSDDGTVDWEALAELVDDETVMIYAENPTVRGTIEERLPDIGDLAADVGALFVLGSDPVALSVLERPADVGADVVVGDASVLGLGTSYGMGLGLFATREEHLRQVPGRLVGVSEDATDRRAYTLTLQTREQHIRRERATSNICTNQAWVALRTAMHAAMLGPSGLVELANRGVTRATDLAGRLDDLPGVTAPVHDRHHLREFVARLERPAGAVARDLEASGFAVHVVGDHEIQVCTAGTTDDELDAFVASLEEVGR, encoded by the coding sequence ATGCAGGGTACACAATCGACGGGGAGCCCCTTCGCCCCCCACACGGCAGCACAACGGGACGCGATGCTCGAGGCGGTCGGTGTCGAAACCGTAGAAGACCTCTTCGACATCCCCGAACCGGTACGGTTCGACGACGAGTTCGGAATCGACGCTCGAACGGAACGAGAGACGCGGCGACTGGTCCGTTCGATTCTCGAGCGAAACGACGACCTGACCGAACTACTCGGGCGCGGTCACTACGGCTACTACGTGCCGTCGCTGGTCGACCACCTCGCGGATCGCTCGGAGTTTCTCACCTCCTACACGCAGTACCAGCCGGAGGTCTCACAGGGCTTCCTGCAGGCGCTGTTCGAGTACCAGTCGCTGCTGGTCGAGTTGACCGGCCTCGAGGTTGCGAACTGCTCGATGTACGACGCGGCGACCGCCCTCGGCGAAGCCGCGACGCTCGCCGATCGCGTTCGAAGCGTCGACGGGCATCGCGTCCTCGTCCCCGACCTGCTCCGGGACGGTCGGTCGAGTACGCTCGAGAACTACGTCGCCGGAACCGACCTCGTCGTCGAGGCCTACCCAAGCGACGACGGCACCGTCGACTGGGAGGCGCTCGCGGAACTGGTCGACGACGAAACCGTGATGATCTACGCGGAGAACCCGACCGTCCGGGGAACGATCGAGGAGCGTCTCCCGGACATCGGCGACCTCGCGGCCGACGTCGGGGCCCTGTTCGTCCTCGGCTCTGACCCGGTCGCGCTCTCGGTGCTCGAGCGACCGGCAGACGTGGGTGCCGACGTCGTCGTCGGCGACGCGAGCGTCCTCGGTCTTGGAACGAGCTACGGGATGGGCCTCGGACTGTTCGCCACCCGCGAGGAGCACCTCCGGCAGGTCCCCGGGCGACTCGTGGGCGTGAGCGAGGACGCGACCGATCGGCGGGCCTACACCCTCACGCTCCAGACCCGCGAACAGCACATCCGGCGGGAACGCGCGACGAGCAACATCTGCACGAATCAGGCGTGGGTCGCCCTCCGGACCGCGATGCACGCGGCGATGCTCGGGCCGTCGGGACTGGTCGAGCTCGCCAATCGCGGCGTCACCCGCGCGACCGACCTCGCGGGCCGTCTCGACGACCTCCCCGGTGTGACCGCGCCGGTTCACGACCGCCACCACCTCCGGGAGTTCGTCGCCCGTCTCGAACGCCCCGCCGGTGCAGTCGCCCGTGACCTCGAGGCCAGCGGCTTCGCGGTCCACGTCGTCGGCGATCACGAGATACAGGTCTGTACGGCAGGCACGACCGACGACGAACTCGACGCGTTCGTCGCGTCACTCGAGGAGGTGGGTCGATGA